ACCGGGCCGCGCTGAACGAGATCTTCGAGGTGGCGCGGGAGATGGAGGCTGTGGAGCGGGGCTCCCACGGCGCCCCCAGCCGCGTCCTCGAGGGCTACCTCATGGCCACGCTCTTCTACGAGCCCTCCACGCGCACGCGCCTCTCCTTCGAGGCCGCCATGCGGAGGCTCGGAGGGGAGGTGCTCACCACCGAGAACGCGCGCGAGTTCTCCTCGGCCGCCAAGGGGGAGACACTAGAAGGTTGGGCTTTCTGCTGTCTGTGAGACCTGGTGAGGTTTTGGGTTGGTGAGGGAGTGCTTGGAGTGGGAAGGTCGGTGGCTCCATTATAAAGTCGAGTAATTTTGGGTGCCGTTGAGAATGGATGTTGGCTGAGCGTAAGCGGGTAGGCGAAGAAACAGGGGTTTCAAATTTGGAAACAATTGCCACTGGTCAACTATTGTCAATTTTGGATTTGTCCCTAAATTTCAATTCTGAGTCAGTGAAATTTGAAATGGATTTCAATTCTAGTTAACTATTGTTGATTTTGGCTTCCCACTAAATTTCAATCCTGAATTTGTCATGTTTGACATGAATTTAATTAAAGAAAAAGTAAGGATGCATCAGGTTGACTTTTTCAAtgtaaaattgaattaatcctTAAGTTTACTATCGGTATCCACTTTTATCAATTTCTATGTCTTCTTTGAGTGCACTCAAGGTTACTAATCATGCCTATCCATACTGCAGATACCATAAGGACTGTTGAGGGTTATTCTGATATTATTGTTCTGAGACATTTTGAAAGTGGTGCTGCAAGGAGGGCTGCCGATACTGCAAACATTCCAGTTATTAATGCAGGTGATGGGCCAGGGCAACACCCAACCCAGGTTAATATTCAGTTTCTGTCCCTCTCTCCTAGCTCCTCTTTCTTACTAAAAGAAAATAATGTCGTCAATCGGATGACTGTGGAGGGCTCCCGAGACAATGGTTTTTAGTTTTTTTTAATCTGGGGACAAGAGCTAAAACTGTGTTGTAGTCGACGATGGTCTAGTCATTAGTTGGGATGTTTCAAAGTTATTCACAAGTGACAATGAACTGTTTGATGGCCGTTTTGGAGTTTGGGTACTTCAGGATGTGAAAAAGGATAAGGATGTGCACTTGGACTTGACGATGGGCACTTTGTCGTGGCTATCCAGCATGCCACACTTATGCAAAGCCTTAGCCTGGATATTCTTGAGGCAATTTTTCACATAGTTTATGTCTGGTTCTGAACCTGTCTGATGCTCCATTTAGTATTTGTATATGATTGTAGCATTGGAAGAATGAAATTTCTACAACAGAATAAACCATTTAGATCTCCTTCAAACAGATCATGTACCGGCATATAATTTCTATTATTTATGTATAAGTTGACTAGGACTTCATTGTGTTGGCAACTTCCTTATGGTATATTCTGCACCAGCAAGAAGTTGTTGCCACAAACAACATATTCTGTGGCATCATGTTGATAAGTAAAGTCATATAGTACTCATTGGAGTGTGCTTTTTATGTAACAACTTTCTAAAATATCTTTTAGGTTGCATCTATCTTTCAGTTTGAGGATTTTGTAGTACCATTTCTAATTGATAATTTCATTCTTTTCTTCAGGCTTTATTGGATGTGTACACAATAAAGAGAGAAATTGGCACACTAGATGGAATAAAACTTGGTTTGGTTGGTGACCTTGCTAATGGGAGGACAGTCCGTTCCCTGGCTTATTTGATTGCTAAATACCAGAACATTAAGATATACTTTGTATCTCCTGATGTTGTTAAAATGAAGGTACTACTCTTGTAAACCAACATCATtgaattttgtttcttttatTCCCTATTTTAGCCCTAAATGGTGTTGTTCCCTTTCTGTCCAAAGGATGACATCAAGGACTACTTAAATTCCCGAGGTGTTGAATGGGAAGAAAGTTCAAATTTGTTGGAGGTAGCATCCCAGTGTGATGTTATTTATCAAACACGTATTCAAAAAGAAAGATTTGGTGAGAGGATTGATCTTTACGAAGCAGCTCGTGGCAAGTACATCATAGACAAGAAGGTCTTAGATGTGCTGCCAACGCATGCTGTGATCATGCATCCCCTTCCAAGGCTTGATGAGGTTAGAAGTTATCCTTACGAATGGAATAATTTTCACAGTATTCACTATGCAGTCAATGTTCCCAATGAAATATAGTTAGTTGTAGTTAACATTAGGAATTAACTGCGGTATCTGGCTTTTTGTCCTGTTGGTGTTATGGTGTGTTGCGTGAACATTTCACAGTTTCATCTAATGTTTCAAGTGTTAGCACTTCACAGTTTATCTAATATTAAGTCTGAGCACTAGGCTCTGTTCGGCATTATGGTGGATAAAGATAATCTTACATACATTTTTTTTGGTGTTTGTTCATGCTGAAAGCAGACCCTGTTGAGTTGCAAGGAGGAGGAAAAAAACCAAAATAAATAAACTATTCATGTGAGAAAAAATAGGCAACCATCAACTATAGATGACACTAGAAAATTGGCGCGCCTTTGGCATGCGCACATGACCTGTACGGTCGTACTGTACAACCATGATGGAAGACAAAGCTCGTTAGTTGGAATAAGAGAAGGTTTTGAATTTTGATGGGCTGGTGCTATTAGATTATGTATTACGCATAACATAAAGTTGAATTATCAGGTTTTCATTCCTTTGCCATCAAACGACCAATACCGTTCAAGACTTGCTGTTCTATCCTTTCGTCATTTGGTGCTCATGCTGACCACATTTCTCTCCTTGCTGTTCTTTCTCCCTTCGTTATAGAGAAGGGAGCCAGCGATAAGAGGCAATTAAAAATTGTAGAGCATGCAGACAATAAATTGTGCGTGCGTATGTTGTCGCTGCCTTCTGGTGGTTGTTGCGCCTACTGCTATAATGGTCTGCTCTATGCTGCTGCTGATGGTGCTTCATAGTATCAGGAATGAGGCCAAGACCTGGCAAACATCAGCTGGACTCACGGCATAGACCTTGCGCTGTCGTCTTCGCATGAGTCTGCCTGCTCCTGCTTgcatcttcatcttcttctgTCTCGCAACGCAATCCACAACGCAAGCGCGGCCCACACACGGCAGCCAGGTCTTTGACCGAGACCGCCGCTCCCCATCCCTCCTGTCCGCCGTCTCGACTCCCGAGCCCCACTTGTGCCTAGCTGCTCGTCCGCCCGACCCCCATCCCTACCGTGCAGGAGGCGGTGCGGATTGGCCGGCGTCGCGGCGGACAGCGGCAAGTGCTCCGACCGGCCGACCCGGCTCATGCGAGCTGCACCGCGCAGGGGCTTCGCGGCCAGGGCGCACCCGCTCGGCGCCTCTGcctccgccggcggccgcggctgcAGCGACGGAGAGCCGTGTGTGCTCTAGGCCCCAAGGCACGGCAGGCAGAAGCGACGGCCCAAGGCTGGACCAGCAGTCTCGAGTTTTCGCGAAAGGTGAGTCTAGCGCACATACGGTGGGATGTATTGGGCGTGACGTTTACGTCGTACGTTCATAATCGGACGATCAAAGATTAATTTGCTGACGTGGTCCAACCAAACGAGCTGGAATGCACCGGCTCTAGAGTATAAAGATAACTAGGTAAAACTATAATTTTCCGAACAATATGCTGGATTTTTGAAGACTGCTTTCCCATAGCAACTTTAAAACTAAATCCAGCATAGCACATCACAGCTCAACTACCACAAACTGGCCCTTAGTGAATTTGTGGATGGAAGTGCTAAGATTTTTCTGTTTTCATTAGTTAGTAGTTACTGTACCAAATGAAATGGCTTTGTATAGGTAGATGTATCAGTTTCCTTGAGGGGACAATTGTGTACATGCCCTCACTTGATGTATCAGTTTACCTTAAGTATAGATATGATGTTCCAATCATCCAATGCCAAAACTTCCTGTTAGTAGTTTGATGGTAAGTACCAGTTTTCCTTAAGTATGAATATGATGTTCCAATCATACAGTGTCCAAACCTCCTGTAACAAAGCATATTGAACTTTTGAGAAGTTGACAGTTGGAACCTTTTCAATTTCCTAGGAGCACTGTTCTGCAATTTTTTTTAACATCAAAGCAATACAAAAATCATGTAAAGTCAGTGAGAATTGTTCATGTTTTACCATAACTAATGAATAACAATGGTAGTTACCATGTGTTCAGCAATCCTGGTTAtcaattgacaattgatgtgcTCTTGAGTTTTCTCGTTGATGTTGGTGCTGTTTCTTAGTGCAATCCAGTGCTGACCAAGATATCTAAATGAGATTAATTCTTTTGCAGATCACGGTAGACGTTGATAGTGACCCGAGAGCAGCTTATTTTAGGCAGGCTAAGAACGGTCTCTACATAAGGATGGCATTGCTCAAACTTCTGCTTGTTGGTCACTGACAGTTCTCCT
The Panicum hallii strain FIL2 chromosome 6, PHallii_v3.1, whole genome shotgun sequence genome window above contains:
- the LOC112896170 gene encoding aspartate carbamoyltransferase, chloroplastic, whose translation is MAAAARAALPRLNLALPSSSVSLAASPVPGPRAAASVATAAAAPPQPLVTTRLGDVIEAQQFDRAALNEIFEVAREMEAVERGSHGAPSRVLEGYLMATLFYEPSTRTRLSFEAAMRRLGGEVLTTENAREFSSAAKGETLEDTIRTVEGYSDIIVLRHFESGAARRAADTANIPVINAGDGPGQHPTQALLDVYTIKREIGTLDGIKLGLVGDLANGRTVRSLAYLIAKYQNIKIYFVSPDVVKMKDDIKDYLNSRGVEWEESSNLLEVASQCDVIYQTRIQKERFGERIDLYEAARGKYIIDKKVLDVLPTHAVIMHPLPRLDEITVDVDSDPRAAYFRQAKNGLYIRMALLKLLLVGH